The Primulina eburnea isolate SZY01 unplaced genomic scaffold, ASM2296580v1 ctg739_ERROPOS11973397, whole genome shotgun sequence sequence AACCGTGtaaaaatgattgaaaacaaattttaaaagcaaattttgagtattataggttatattttattatcaattattattatttcattagttttgataatattttgacgAGTTagtcataaatattttaaattgacaaTTATTTGTCTTTAGTGTGCttcacttatataaattatgatttatgcatttataaaattcataatctggttgatttttaggttattaTACCTTATACGTGGTTCTtagatatatattttcaaaatttgtttcagttcaattcattctatatattatgctaattataatttattatataacataaaattaacgacttgaatttcaatttgagaaacaattttgaaagtaaagtatataagttcttaattaatttattcgcctaatatgacaaaagactaaatcaatataaataaaaaaatgaatcaaattatttttaaaaaaaatcaaattttaatttttattaaataattaatatttacgtGCATCGCACGTGCTTCTTGCTAGTAGtacttaaatatttatatttatgaaaCCGGGAAATCGACAAAGGAAAAGACAGCTGAGCAAACTAATTATTACCCAAGAAAGTGTCCACGCGTGCATTAGTTTTTCTCGACAGGAACTTCATACAAATCGGAGGCTTTACACCAGCCAAAGCCAAGATTGAACTGGGCAATGTCCAAATCCCATCTCCACATATCAGTCCCGAAGCCACTGCCGGTCCAAACGCATCGGCCTTAGCCTTATCCACATTCTCCCAAATGAAAAGAATCAAGCTCCCCAGACACATATCAATGGTGAAGTATGGCCCGAGATAGAAAGGAATAGCCATAGCCATTGGGATAGGAATAAACCTAGcccattttggccctacaatgTCTCTTAATGCGTTGATGACGATTGCTGCTATGAAGAAAACATAACACAGCGTGAGACAGTTCTTTGGCAGAGATGAAAACCCCTCGACCCCCAAGATAGCGATGCCGCGGTAGACAGTCGCATACGGTGCCGGATATTGTGAGCCCAACGTGCCAAGATCGGGGAATGCCTTGTAGAATATCCAAAATACGCACGGTGCGACTACACAACCTATAGCAGTCCCGATCACCTGGCTCACGAACATGGACCTGGGAGATGCTAGAGTCATGTATCCGGTCTTGAAATCTTGTGTGAGGTCTGATGCAGTGGAGACTATATTCATCATGACTCCACAAGCAGCTAGTCCGGCAAGAACTCCCCCATGGGAGGCTCCAGCCCAGGCCCCAATCATGAATATGCCCAACTTTCCATAGGTCGATGTTAGGTTCCAATCGGTGAGCCCACATCCGTAGGCATTGCAAAAAGCTAGTGTTGGTGCAAATATATACATGACAATTATATAGTACCATTTGAGTGGATGGAAAATGTGTGGAAGAGCTGCCGCAGAGATTATGGCAAGTACCATGTACCCAGAAATGGCGACCCATGTAGGGATTTTGTCCTTGAGGAAAAGTCGGGTCCTACGTTCATCATCATAGGATACTGAAGGAGTATTTGAAGGAGACGAATTGGAACCGACTGGGAGTGCTAAGCCTGAATTTTTATCACGGATTTGTTGGTACAACCCGAGTAAAGTACGGCTTAGGACCTTGACGAAGTTGTATAGGCCATCACCTAGGATCATGGCTATGGCAATGAAGACCTGTGAAAGAATCAAGAAaggctatatatatataggccATCGAAACGTTCAAGATTTAGTTTAGTGTATTTTAATATACCCGGTAACCTTGAATGCCATGGAGACTGCTAGGCCCCAATGTTGCCGAGTACCAATCACCTTTCCTATTCTCTATGAGTGGCCACATTATACCCCACGAGAGAATGGCTCCAACTAGTAAAGATACATTGATCAAATATGGGCATATCATACCGAC is a genomic window containing:
- the LOC140821786 gene encoding probable metal-nicotianamine transporter YSL7; this translates as MDQNSTSINNRKPERTNGFNEDDLNIDHSKEIVEKEESVEKIFESKEVPPWQKQLTFRAFFVSFVLSILFTFIVMKLNLTTGIIPSLNVSAGLLGFFFLKVWTKFLEKSGFLRQPFTRQENTVIQTCVVASSGIAFSGGFGSYLFGMSETIAKTSTEANDSQNIKNPALTWMIGFLFVVSFLGLFSVVPLRKIMIIDFKLTYPSGTATAHLINSFHTPQGAKLAKKQVRALGKFFSFSFLWGFFQWFFTAGDGCGFVEFPTFGLKAYKNKFYFDFSATYVGVGMICPYLINVSLLVGAILSWGIMWPLIENRKGDWYSATLGPSSLHGIQGYRVFIAIAMILGDGLYNFVKVLSRTLLGLYQQIRDKNSGLALPVGSNSSPSNTPSVSYDDERRTRLFLKDKIPTWVAISGYMVLAIISAAALPHIFHPLKWYYIIVMYIFAPTLAFCNAYGCGLTDWNLTSTYGKLGIFMIGAWAGASHGGVLAGLAACGVMMNIVSTASDLTQDFKTGYMTLASPRSMFVSQVIGTAIGCVVAPCVFWIFYKAFPDLGTLGSQYPAPYATVYRGIAILGVEGFSSLPKNCLTLCYVFFIAAIVINALRDIVGPKWARFIPIPMAMAIPFYLGPYFTIDMCLGSLILFIWENVDKAKADAFGPAVASGLICGDGIWTLPSSILALAGVKPPICMKFLSRKTNARVDTFLGNN